The following proteins are co-located in the Primulina tabacum isolate GXHZ01 chromosome 11, ASM2559414v2, whole genome shotgun sequence genome:
- the LOC142518552 gene encoding ethylene-responsive transcription factor ERF027-like yields the protein MADTPHQLNMSQQDHSSPPPSVPPSTTNPPPTPSETPTDASVRSGIESETQRPGLTLPQPLPLPLPSPSPPSVLTLAPFFAPSVTQPRLPIYRDQTLNLQSLSRIEAIQSPRKLQKVTTMTSTSSPSRSNTGKHPVFRGIRIRSGKWVSEIREPRKTTRIWLGTYPTPEMAAAAYDVAALALRGNEAMLNFPENVGKYHVPVSPSPPDIRRAAVDAAALMMREEEESGLGEEEAGLGEEVAAAVVDEQQGDDVNINAETVISSGQEFIDEEELFHMPNLLKDMAEGMLVSPPRIASPPSDDSPTSSDAENLWSY from the coding sequence ATGGCTGACACTCCACATCAGCTAAACATGAGTCAACAAGACCATTCTTCCCCACCACCATCTGTCCCTCCTTCGACTACGAATCCTCCGCCGACGCCATCAGAAACACCGACCGATGCATCGGTTCGATCCGGCATCGAAAGTGAAACACAGAGACCAGGTCTGACTCTGCCTCAGCCTTTGCCTTTGCCTTTGCCATCGCCTTCTCCACCTTCTGTTTTGACATTGGCTCCGTTTTTTGCTCCTTCTGTGACTCAGCCGCGACTGCCAATATATAGGGATCAGACGCTAAATTTGCAGTCCCTGAGTAGAATTGAAGCGATCCAATCTCCAAGAAAGCTTCAAAAAGTCACCACCATGACCTCCACGTCATCACCGAGCCGGTCCAACACCGGAAAGCACCCGGTGTTCCGCGGGATAAGGATCCGGAGCGGCAAGTGGGTGTCGGAGATTCGCGAGCCGCGGAAAACTACGCGTATATGGCTCGGAACCTACCCCACCCCGGAGATGGCCGCCGCAGCCTATGATGTGGCGGCGCTGGCCCTACGAGGCAACGAAGCAATGCTAAACTTCCCCGAAAACGTCGGCAAGTATCACGTCCCTGTATCACCTTCACCGCCAGATATCCGCCGAGCAGCCGTCGATGCGGCTGCATTAATGATGCGGGAAGAGGAGGAGTCTGGACTAGGGGAGGAGGAGGCTGGACTAGGGGAGGAGGTGGCAGCGGCGGTGGTCGATGAACAGCAAGGGGACGATGTAAACATTAACGCAGAAACAGTAATTAGCAGCGGGCAAGAGTTCATAGACGAAGAGGAACTTTTTCATATGCCCAATTTACTCAAGGACATGGCGGAGGGAATGCTTGTCAGCCCGCCGAGGATAGCGTCTCCGCCGTCTGATGACTCGCCGACGAGTTCTGATGCAGAAAATCTATGGAGCTATTAA